The Candidatus Binatus sp. DNA window ACGGCGTCATCATCGATGTGAACAACGAGTTGGTGCGATCGTGTGGGATCGCAAAAACTGAAATCGTCGGCAAGCGCTTCGCTGATCTCAATGCCTGGGTCAGCACCGAGCGGCGCGATCTCTTCATCGAAACCCTGCGCAAACAGCGCGAGGTCCGCAACTTCGAAACCGCCTTCCGCACTACCAGCGGCGGCACTTTTCCGGCGCTGATCTCGGCGGTTGTGCTCGAGCTCGGCGGACGCGAGTGCGTGCTGTCGCTCGCGCGCGATATCACCGACCTGGAGGCGGCACGACGCAAGGCAGAGGCGGCATCGAGGGCGAAGACCGAATTCCTGTCCAGCATGTCCCACGAGATTCGCACGCCGATGAATGCGATCCTCGGAATGGCCGACCTGATGGGCGAGAGCGACCTCGATTCGGAACAGCGCCGTTACCTCGATACCATCGTCAGCAACGGCAACGCGCTGCTCGAACTGATCAACAGCATCCTGGACCTTGCCCGAGTCGAGAGCGGGCGCTTGAAGCTGGAGGCCGTCGAGTTCGACGTGGTCGAGTTGACGGAGAAGGTGGCAGATACTCTCGCGGTGCGCGCCCACGAAAAGGGAATCGAACTCGCGGTGCGATTCGGCCGCGGTCTGCCGCCCGTGCTGGTGGGCGATCCGCTGCGGCTGCGCCAGGTGCTCATCAACCTGATCGGCAACGCGATCAAATTTACCGCGCGCGGTGAAGTCGTGATTGACGTCGCGCTCAATCCCGGCCAGTCCAACCCGGGCAGCCTTCTATTTTCGGTGCGCGACACCGGCGTCGGGATACCGCCGGACGTGCTGCCCAGGGTTTTTTCCGCCTTCACCCAGGCCGACTCATCGACCACGCGAAAATACGGCGGCAGCGGACTTGGTCTGACAATCGTCGAGCGCCTGGTCGCACTGATGGGGGGCAGAGTCTGGGTCGAAAGCGAACCAGGCACGGGCAGCACTTTCTGTTTTACCGCGGAACTCGGCGTGCCACTCGCGCTCACCAACGTAAGCGAAACGGCGGAGCATCGCGGCCTCGATCTGTCCGGGGTCCGTGCGCTGGTGGTGGATGACAACGCGACCGCTCGATCGATCGCAACCGAACTTTTGAGCGCCAAGGGAGCGGTAGTCGCCGAGGCCGCGTCCGGGGCCGGCGGAATCCTCGCGATCGACGATGCGAATCGCAATCGCGCGGCGTTCGGCCTGATGCTGGTTGATTTGCAGATGCCCGCGATGGACGGTCTCGAAATGATCCGGCGGATGCGGCTTGGCCCGAATGGAAATTCGCCGATCGTCATCCTCGTGACTTCCAGCAGCCTGACCACCCGGTTGAATGCGATGAAGGACTTAGGCGTGAATCATTACGTGGTCAAGCCGGTCAAGCGGCGCGAATTGTACGCCGCTATTTCCGACGCAATGGCCGACGTTGCCGCGCCCGCGGATGCGGCCGCCCAGCCTCGCCGTGAAACGGCGCCAAACGGTTCCGCGGAGCATCTGCTCAACCGCCCGCTCAGCATCCTGCTGGCAGATGACTCGGCGGACAACCGCCTGTTGATCGCGGCGTATCTAAAGAAAAGCCGCTATGTGCTCGACGAAGTGGAGAACGGCCAGGCTGCCCTGGACCGCTTCATGACGCGTGCCTACGACGTGGTCCTGATGGACATCCAGATGCCTGTGCTCGACGGTTACAGCGCTGTGCGCATGATTCGCGAATGGGAAACGGCGAACCAACGTCGTCGCACGCCGATTATCGCGCTGACTGCCTCCGCGCTCGAACAGGACGTGCGCCGCGCACATCAAGTTGGATGCGACCTGCACGTCAGCAAGCCGGTCAAGAAATCGACTCTGCTCCAAGCGATTGCCGACGTGATCGAAAACTCCGGTCACGACGACGCGACGGCGTCTGCTCAAAGCGCGTAATGCACCTTGGTGAGCTGCTCGGACACTTCCCAAAGCCGGGCGGCGGCCGCGCTGTCGCGAGCAGCCGCACTACAACCGACTTTTTCTGGATGTCCCCACATCTCGGCGATACCGTCAGGGCCGATGTAATCGCCGCCGTGGACGTCGGGCGCGACCGCCGCATACTCGGTAGGCAGCGCGCCCATCGCGGCGCTTTGCGCGAGCAGGCTGTTGCCGACTGAGAAAAGATATTCGAGCATCGACGATCCCTGCATCCGCGGTCCCGCGGCTTGCAGATTGGTCGCCGCATATCCGGGATGGCACGCGACGCTGAGCAGCTTTGCGCCCGATGCGTCGGCTCGCCGCTGCAACTCGAAGCTGAACAACAAGTTGGCGAGCTTGCTCTGCCCGTAAGCCCTCCACTTGCGGTAGCCGTTGTGCCATTGGAGATCGTCGAAACGAATGCTGCCCATGCGATGCGCGTTGCTGCTTACGTTGACCACTCGCGCGCCATCGGTGGCGAGCAATCGATCGAGCAGCAGTCCGGTCAACGCGAAATGTCCCAGGTGATTGGTGCCGAATTGCATCTCGAAGCCGTCTGCCGTGAGACGATACGGGATCGCCATGACGCCGGCGTTGTTGCACAGCACGTGTAGCGCGGGATGCCCCAGACGGAACGCGTCGGCGAAGCCGCGCACCGACGCGAGGTTCGAGAGGTCGAGTTCCATCACCTCAACCTTGGCGCCGGGCGATGATGCGGAGATCTGAGCGGCGGCGGTTCGAGCCTTGCCCAGGTCGCGGCAGGCAATGATGACATCGGCCCGCTTGCGCGCGAATTCCAGCGCGGCTTCATAGCCGATGCCGCTGTTGCCACCGGTTACGACGATCGTCTTCCCGGAAAGATCCGGCATGTCATCGGCGGTCCACGCTTTTCTGTCGGGCATAGTGGGCGTTCCTCCCAGTCGGCTGCACGAAGGCTATAGCACGATTACCTAATCAGCATGATGACCGGGATGGAATGCAAGAGTAAGGACGGCAAGGTCATCGACCTCGCTTGCATGTAAGCCTAGCAGGCTGATGAAAAAGTAACCGCGCGGGGAGATCACCCGACAACCAGCACGTAATTCTCGCGCTTGATGGGGCGAGCGAGCGTGATAGCCATCGCGCGGCCACCGCCGGTACGTTGGACGAGCGCCTCGAATTGCGCTCCAGCGGCGCCGGACAATGCGCGTGCTCGCCTTAATACCTTGTCGAAATGCCAAAGCGTTTGTGGAGCCGCTGCGCATTGGAGGTTTTGACGCCCAAGCGCGAAGCTGATGTTTCCCAACGTGGGGTGCACGCGCCGATCGCGTTGCGCGGAAACCAGATCCCCGGGTTTCAGCGACGGATTTCCCTTTACCCACGCATTGTATAGGTCCGCAGTGGCAAGCAACTCGGGTCCCCAGTCCTTGAAGATGTGGGTAAGGAGGGGCTCCAAGGTTTCCGGAATGCTGTCATCGCGCGGATAGGATGCATCCACGTCGGCGAACTCGCCGTCGAAGATGTCAGGCAAGTTCATTCGTTCGGTCCAGCGAAAGACGTTGGGTGCGCGACTTTTCATCAAGGTGCAGGGATAGGGGTCACGCCCCAGATGCGCGAACAGGGGAGCCATCAATCCGAAGTCAGCGTCGCTGGGCCGGCCGCCCAGAATGTACGGATTCAACATGAAGTGCGCCTCGAGGATGTCGAGCAATTCCTCATACGAGCGCTCGATGGCCGGGATGGTTTCTCTGGCGATGCCGAGCCGCGGCAAGTACGCCTGCATCGCCTGCATGAAGGGCGCGGCGACGGCGTCGCGATCCGCCCGATTGCGGCTTGCGGATGCGCCACGGCCAAATTCGGCGCGCAGAAATTTCTCTTGCTGCGTCAAGTAGGACCAACGGTAGTGCATCGCCATCTTGAGCAGCCCTTCCGAGCCAAACGCTCCTATCAGCGAGGCAACGGTCCGTTGCACCGGCATTGACGGGTTGAGGCGCGGCTCGGGAAATTTCTCCTCTAGATGTTCGATGATGTCGGAGGTGTCTTGAATGATGGAGCCGTCGGGAGCTTCCAGCACTGGAACGACGAAGAACCCCAAGGCGGGAGCGATCTTCGTCTGGTAGACCGCGTGCGACGGGAAGAACTCCCGATATGGAATCCGCTTCTTGATCAGATAGGACCTTGCCTTCCCGCTATAGAGCGACGTAGGCGCGCCCCACAAAATATAGGTGTCATTTGTGCGTCCGGTGTTCATCATGCTCCGTGAATTTTGCGGCTACCGCGTGATTTCGGGCGTTGTCCCGAAGTCAGTGGGAGCTTGACCTGGCGATTTGACGCCTGCATGTAAAGCAGCCTTATCGGTAATAGCAGCTTAATACTCAATAGTGTAACAGCTAGCGGAGAGAAACGCCGGCGAGCGCCGCGACCTGCGCCATATCCACGCTCGCTTCCAGCGCGTCGGCGATTCGATCGAAGGCCGTGCGGCGATTGGCGTCGGTATCATCCTGCGCGGCGGATTCGAGCGGGGCGAGTCCTTTCGAAGTCCTGATCTCGTCGAGAAAGTTTCGTCGAAAACCGGCCGAATCGAACATTCCGTGAATCGAAGTGCCGATCACTCGTCCGTCGTCTGACCGTGCGCCCTCCAATTCGTTCACTGCGCTGGAGTCCCGATGCGTCAATCTGAACAGCGCCCGGGAAGCCGTGACGCCGGTGATGCGCCCGGAGTGAATCTCGTAGCCGGAAACGGGGATGCTTGTCGGCAGATGAATTGCTCGTATTCGATCGGTGATTTTCCCGCCCTGAAAGATCGTTTCCATTTCGAGCAATCCCAACCCAATCGTTTCGAGCGTATCGCTCTCGACCCCGTCGGCGTCGATGACGCGCCGTCCAAGCATCTGGTACCCTCCGCAGATTCCAAGCACCCATCCACCCGCGCGGCGGTGCCGGACCAGCAAGTTCTCCCACCCGGTTGCGCGCAGCCACTTCAGATCGGCGACGGTGTCCTTGGTCCCCGGAATGATCAGAACGTCAAGCCGTGGCGCCACGGCGGGATCGCTCAAGTAGTGCACGGCGACATCCGGTTCGTCCTCGAACGCATCGAAATCCGTATAGTTGGAAATACTCGGCAGGTGTATCACTCCGATAGTTATCGGCTTGCCGCCGGGGTGCGTCGCGATGCCAACCAAACTGGCGGCGTCCTCCTGCGGCAGTCCCAGGCTCTGCTGCCAGGGAATCACTCCGAGTATCGGGATACCGGTGCGTTGCTCGAGAAAGCGAAGGCCGGGTTCCAGCAGCTTTTGATCGCCGCGAAACTTGTTAATCAGCACTCCCTTTACGCGACGCCGTTCCTCGGGCGCGAGCAGCTCGATCGTGCCGACGATCGAGGCAAAGACTCCGCCCTTGTCGATGTCCGCGACCAACAGGACGGGCGCGTCGGCCAGTTCGGCGATTTCCCAATTGACTATGTCCCGATGGCGCAGATTGATCTCTGCCGCACTGCCCGCGCCTTCGATAACAATCAGCTCAAAATCCCGCGCCAGATTGCTATAGCTACTGACTATCTCAGGCCATGCCTCAGTACGATACCGCTCATAGTCATTTACCCCCATTTGAAACCGTGCTCGGCCCCGAATCACTACTTGGCAGCCCATTCCGGATTGCGTTTTCAACAGCACCGGATTCATGTCGGGGCTCGGTTCGAGCCCGCACGCCTGAGCCTGCACGGCCTGCGCGCGTCCGATCTCGCCGCCACCGGGGCAAACCGCGGCGTTGTTCGACATGTTTTGCGATTTGAAGGGCGCCACGCGGACGCCGGCGCGCGCGAACGCACGGCACAGCGCGGTGACGACCACGCTCTTGCCGACGTCCGACGCCGTGCCCATTACCATCAAGCTCCTGGCGCTCATATCCCGACTCCTTTTGGACCGACCCTCACGGAAGCCATAACATCCGCGATGCGATAGACTGTTTCAATACAGGTCCGGTTCAACAAGGAGCGAAGTAAGATGCAAATGGGAATGGTCGGGCTCGGCCGAATGGGCGCCAACATGGTGCGGCGCCTGCTGCGCGGCGGTCACGAATGCGTCGTGTTCGATGTGAGCGCCGCCGCGGTCAAGGAATTGGCGAAGGAGGGCGCCATCGCCGCGTCGTCACTCGACGACTTCGCCGCCAAGCTCAAGCAGCCGCGCGTGGCGTGGATGATGGTGCCGGCTGCCGTCGTCGAGGATACGGTGGCGGACCTGTCGCGCCGATTCCAGCGCGACGACATCATCGTTGACGGCGGCAATTCGTATTACATCGACGACCTCAGGCGCGCCGAATCGCTGCGGGCCAAGGGGATTCACTATGTCGATTCAGGCACCAGCGGTGGCGTCTGGGGACTCGAGCGCGGCTTTTGCCAGATGATCGGCGGCGAGCCGCAAGTCGTGAAGCATCTCGATTCGATTTTTGCCACGCTCGCGCCGTCGATCGATTCCGCCCCGCGCACGCCCGGCCGCGACCAGGTCCAAGGCAGCACCGCCGAGCACGGTTATCTGCATTGCGGACCCAACGGCGCGGGTCACTTCGTGAAAATGGTTCACAACGGAATCGAGTACGGGATTATGGCGGCGTATGCGGAGGGGATGAACATTCTGCGCAACGCCAACGTGGGGACGCAGACGCATGCGGTGGATGCGGAGACCACCCCGCTGCGCAATCCCAAGCTGTACCTGTACGACTTTAATCTCACCGACGTCGCCGAGGTATGGCGCCGCGGCAGCGTGATTGCGTCGTGGCTGCTGGACCTGACCGCCAACGCGCTGCTTGGCGATCCGGAACTGAAGAAATTTGCCGGGCGGGTATCGGATTCGGGCGAGGGCCGCTGGACGATCGACGCGGCGATCGATGAGGGCGTCCCCGCGCATGTGCTTACCGCCGCGCTCTACGAACGCTTCGGCTCGCGAGGCGCGGCCGACTTTGCGGACAAGCTCCTGTCTGCGATGCGCTACGAGTTCGGCGGACACCTGGAGAAGAAGGCCTAGCATGGGAGCTTTGCGTAACCGGACGTTGGTGCTGAAGCGATGCGCGCTGGCGCGCGAGATCCTTCGCCGTGCTCAGGATGACACAAGAAAGCGGGCGGCCGCCCGTGTCATTCTGAGCAAAGGCTGCTGTAGCGAAGAATCTCGCCGGACGCCCCGGCGTCCGGCGCTGGTTATGCAACGCTCTTCTGGCTGGGTGTTTACGATGGGGAGAGAAAACCGAATATGACATCGCTGCGTGAAGTATTGAACCGCGCGGAAGCGGACAAAGTCGCCGTCGGTCATTTTAATTTCTCGGACCTGGTCGCGTTCAACGCGATCGTCGCCGCCGCGCGCGACAAGAGATTACCCGTGATGGTGGGTCTGTCCGAGGGCGAGCGCGAGTTCACCGGCGTCCGACAGGCCGCAGCGTTGGTAAAGTCGGTTCGTGACGAGTACGACTTTCCGATTTTTCTCAACGCCGACCACACTCACTCGATCGCCAAAGCTGAGGCGGCGGCGAAGGCGGGATTCGACGAAATCATATTCGACGGGTCGGCGCTCCCTTTCGAGGAAAACATCGCGCAGACCAAGAAAGCGATCGAGGCGATCAAATCGATCAACCCTGCGATTCTTGTCGAGGGCGAGATCGGCTGGATCGGTGCGTCGTCGGCTGTGCTCGACAAGATTCCCGACGGTGTCGGCGTTATGACCACGCCGCAGGAGGCGAAACAATTCGTCGATGCTACCTCAGTTGACGTTTTGTCGCCGGCGGTCGGCAACATGCACGGAATGCTCAAGAGCATGGTTCACGGCAACGTTCGCAAGCGGCTGAATATCGAGAGGATCGCGGAGATCAAAGCAGCGGTTCGGATCTTCATGACATTGCACGGCGGGTCGGGCACCAACGACGACGATTTCAGGAGGGCGATCAAGTCCGGTATGACTATCGTCCACGTCAACACCGAACTGCGGCTGGCTTGGCGACGGGGGGTCGAAGCGGGGCTGGCAGCGGAGCCCAACGAGGTGGCGCCCTACAAGATACTGAGGGCCGCGGTCGAGGCGGTGAAAGCGGTGGTTGGTTCGCGGCTCGAACTGTTCAGTTCGAGATAACGGCCTGGTTGCTATTTGTCCGTCGGTAGATTGACGAATACCGCGGCCGTAACGACCGTAGTCCATAGACCGTCGCGATCGCCGATCGCGGATTGCGTGATGTTTCGCGTCTGAACGATTTTATCGGACAGCTTCCATACGCCCTTGCGTTCGTCGTAACTGACGTTGGGATCGAAGTCCACGCCGAGCGCGGTCGCGAGCATCGTGGCGGCGAGATCTTCGGCGTAGTCGCCAGCCTTCTCGTCGGTCTGCCCGAAACTCTTGTGCTCGGACAGATAGCCGTATTGATCCTTGTCGGCCGGAATTGCCAGCCCGACCGACGAAGCCATCAGGCGATGCGGTTCGTCGGTGGAGTTGTCGTACATGACGGTGTAAACGATCTGGCCGGGAGTCAGGGTCTTCAGTCCGTCCTGAATCGACACGACTTTGCATCCGGGAGGAAAAATCGAGCTGACTCGAACCAGATTGAACTCGGCGATCCGCGCGTCGCGAAGTGCGAGCTCGAACGAGGTGAGCTTCTCGCGGTGCCTGCCGACGCCCTTGGTCAGAAAAATACCTTTGTCGATCGGACCCATCTGCTATTTTGTCTCCCAATTCGATTTCTTCATTTACATAGAGCAAGCGCAAGCGTTTTGGTAGCGGTTTCGCCGGCAGTTGCGATAAGGGGTAAGCTGACGAGTGAGAATATCCGCCGAGGTGAATCGTGATCGAGACAAGTCCATTTGGAAATACCGGTCATCAGAGCACGCGGGTCATTTTCGGCGCCGCCGCGTTGGGCGGGATGAAGCAGGACAAGGCCGACGGGGTGCTCGAGCTGATCCTCGAATACGGCATCAATCACATCGCCACGGCCGCTTCGTACGGCGATTCGGAATTGCGGATCGGTCCGTGGATGCGGGAGCATCGCAAACGGTTTTTTCTCGCCACCAAGACCGGCGAGCGCACCTACGAAGGCGCGCGCGCGAGCCTGCATCGATCGCTGGAGAGGCTCCGGGTCGATCGGGTTGACCTGATCCAGATGCACAACCTGGTCGCGCAGGATGAATGGGCGACGGCTCTGGGAGCCCGCGGCGCGCTCGAAGCGCTGGTGGAGGCGCGCACCCAGGGACTGGTGCGATTCATCGGAGTCACGGGTCACGGCTCGCAGGTCGCCGCGATGCATCGCCGCAGCCTGGAGCGGTTCGCGTTCGACTCGGTGTTGTTTCCATACAATTTTACAATGCTGGATATCGGACAGTACGGCGCCGACGTCGAGGCGCTGCTGAAAGTCTGCCGCGAGCGCGCCGTGGCGACGCAGACGATCAAGTCGGTGGCGCGGCGGCGATGGCAAAACGGCAACGGCCCGAAATTCAGCTGGTACGAGCCGCTTCGCGATCGCGACGCGATCCGCAGGAGCGTCCACTTCGTGCTCAGCCGGCCAGGGCTGTTCCTGAATACCTCGAGCGACGCGACCCTCATCCGCGATATTCTCGATGCGGCGAGCGTGAAAGCAACGGCGCCGGCGCGCGCCGAGATGGAAGCCGACGTGGCGCGCTACGCGATGGAACCGCTGTTCATCCCCGGCGTGTCGGACACGATCTAAAGGCCCCGACTAAACGACCTTGCGCAACGCAAGCGCGGGCGGAAGCCGGACGGCTTCGAAGATCGGGACGACGCCGCTCACTATGCTGACGGCCAGCGCGGCGATCAGCGCATTGAGGGTTTGCGCGGAAGTGACCCACAGCGCGCCGTTGCCGCCGAGCGCCGCGCCGAGCGTGATGCCGCCGGAGAACATCCAGAACGCGGCGCCGGCGCCGATGATGCCGCCGAAGAGTCCGATCGCGCCGCATTCACCGAATAACAAAAAGGCTACGGCGCTGCGGCTGAAGCCGAGCGCGCGCATCACGGCGACGTCGCTGATTTGTTCGCGGACCATCATGACCGTGGAGTTGGCGGCGATGAGCAGCACGGTCAGCAACACGACCAGACATAGCGCGAACACGATAGCCCTGATGTTGCCGATGGCGGAGAGGCCGGAAGAGAGCGCGTCGCTTTCGGTCATGGTGCGCGTTTCGGCGTCGGAATTGGCGAAGTGCTCGTCGATCTGTTTGGCGAGCGGGCCCATCGCGTCGGCGCTGGTGGCGCGGACGATGATGTTCCAGGCGATGTCTTCGTCGGGCAGCCCGTGCGCTTTGCGCGCCGCCATCAGGTAGTCGCGCCGCATGAGAAAGGTGTTGGGATAGCGCTTGGACGCCATCTGGCCGCCGATGATGAAGGTCATCTCCATATGGTCTGAGTCGGTGCTGCGGAGCGTGACGGTGTCGCCGATCTTCCAGCCGTATTTGCGCATGAGAATTTCGCCGACGATGGCGGTGCGCTTTTCTTTGGCGCTCGCCTCGCGCTGCTGGTTGGTCAACGCGTAGTCAGGGAACACGTCGCCTATCTCCGGGCCGGCGCCGACGCCGAAGACCGGCTCGCTGACGTCGCGCCACGTCGCGAACCATCCCGTGATCGCGACGCACGCGGCGACGCCGGACATTTTATTGATGTCGTCGCAATAACGCGCTGGTAGATCCTCCCACGGCGCGGTCTTGTTGCTGATTATGAGACGGAGCGTGCCGGACGCGTCCTTGACGACGCGATCCATCGAAGCCGGCACCGACACCAGGACGGTGTAGATGAAGGTGGCCAGCGCGATCGTGAGGATAGTCAGAATCGTGCGGCGCAAATTTCGACGCATATTGCGCTCGACCAATTTGATCCAGTTGAACACGATGATTCCCGTTTAGACCGAGCGCAGCGATTCGACCAGACCGATGCGCGAGGCGCGCCATGCGGGCAGCAATCCGCCGAGCGCGCCAATCGCAATTGCGGCGATCATTCCCGACACGAACGCGCCCGCAGTCAGCTGAAACCTGAAGATGAACTCGCCGACGTTCATGAGCTGGCTGGCCAGCCCGGTCGAGTACGCGACCAACACCCCGAGTATCTCGCCGAGCACGCCGCCGGCGAGCGCGAGCACGATACTCTCGATTACGAAACTCGCGAGCACGTTGAAGCGGCTGAAGCCCAGCACGCGCAGCACGCCGATCTCGCTGGTGCGGCGCGCGACCGCGGAGTACATCGTGTTCATCGCACCGAACACCGAGCCAATCGCAAGAATCAGCGCGACGATCAGGCCGAGCGCGCGCAACTGATCGACGAACTCGGTTTGTTTCGCGTAAAATTCCTGCTCCGACATCGTATCTACTTTGACCCGCGAATCGGTCGTCAGTGACTTGGCGAAGTCGTCATGGGTGCCCGGCTTGAGCACGACGTGAAGCACCTGGAAGCCGTTGGCGACGTGGATATCCTGGGTCAGGATGTCGAGATCGGTCAGCACTTCCGACTCGCGCGCGCTGTCGTGATCGGAAAAGATGCCGACAATTTTGAAAGTGCGCCGTCCAAATTTGAAATCGCTTCCGACCGCGAGGTTATGAAAACGCGCGGCCAGCTTGCGGCCGACCACCATCTCGGCCGTGCCGCGATTTGGCCAGCGCCCGCTTTCCAGGCGCATGTCGCGATGGACCTGGTAGGCGATTGGATAAACGCCGCGAAGGAGCGTGAAGATCGCGCTGGAAGGCGGCGCGTCGGGGACCGGATTGAAACCGGTGATTACCTCGGGCGAGACCAGCGCCTGGCCGTTGGGAGTCGTCGCGATTTGCGGCCGGCTCTTGATGATCTCGTATTGCTCGCGCGAGATGAAGCTGCCGCCCTCGTTGGCCGTGCCGCGGCTCAGCACGATCCAGTTGTCGGTGATCGCGCTTCGCATCACAGTCGCGCGCAGGCCCGCGACGAAGCCCGACAAGATGAACAGTAGCATCACGACCAGCGCC harbors:
- a CDS encoding ABC transporter permease, which codes for MFNWIKLVERNMRRNLRRTILTILTIALATFIYTVLVSVPASMDRVVKDASGTLRLIISNKTAPWEDLPARYCDDINKMSGVAACVAITGWFATWRDVSEPVFGVGAGPEIGDVFPDYALTNQQREASAKEKRTAIVGEILMRKYGWKIGDTVTLRSTDSDHMEMTFIIGGQMASKRYPNTFLMRRDYLMAARKAHGLPDEDIAWNIIVRATSADAMGPLAKQIDEHFANSDAETRTMTESDALSSGLSAIGNIRAIVFALCLVVLLTVLLIAANSTVMMVREQISDVAVMRALGFSRSAVAFLLFGECGAIGLFGGIIGAGAAFWMFSGGITLGAALGGNGALWVTSAQTLNALIAALAVSIVSGVVPIFEAVRLPPALALRKVV
- a CDS encoding ABC transporter permease, with the protein product MIPIRYNLRSLMVRRATSVMTASVVALVVMLLFILSGFVAGLRATVMRSAITDNWIVLSRGTANEGGSFISREQYEIIKSRPQIATTPNGQALVSPEVITGFNPVPDAPPSSAIFTLLRGVYPIAYQVHRDMRLESGRWPNRGTAEMVVGRKLAARFHNLAVGSDFKFGRRTFKIVGIFSDHDSARESEVLTDLDILTQDIHVANGFQVLHVVLKPGTHDDFAKSLTTDSRVKVDTMSEQEFYAKQTEFVDQLRALGLIVALILAIGSVFGAMNTMYSAVARRTSEIGVLRVLGFSRFNVLASFVIESIVLALAGGVLGEILGVLVAYSTGLASQLMNVGEFIFRFQLTAGAFVSGMIAAIAIGALGGLLPAWRASRIGLVESLRSV